A region from the Silene latifolia isolate original U9 population chromosome 7, ASM4854445v1, whole genome shotgun sequence genome encodes:
- the LOC141589763 gene encoding uncharacterized protein LOC141589763 produces the protein MINGSLKSGDYHKINDDNKSTSDGEDSKCVKKKRKLINNNNQQINDYVNTATKKPRVIWTPELHHKFVAAVNQFGNSKAVPKKILELMNVPGLTRENVASHLQKYRQYQKRVEQNSHQQNGHTMNFMSSKEQCFQRHNIQAQVIATSSLQVRGYPSQNDLYGRETLTHRKHVSNVNEVDHQMLSFHHAQPHQTIGQIANATDINLAIVEHVEGSNVIYHPLASYAYSKIDSKIHVVETPYNLSTFSMEDNLKKEGQQSANYAYENALDLGYNNDASLYIEQLDHNAYGCS, from the exons ATGATTAATGGATCGTTGAAATCGGGTGATTATCACAAGATTAATGATGATAATAAATCTACAAGTGATGGCGAAGATAGCAAATGTGTTAAGAAGAAGAGGAAGTTGATTAACAATAATAATCAACAAATTAATGATTATGTAAATACAGCCACCAAAAAACCAAGGGTTATTTGGACTCCTGAACTCCATCATAAGTTTGTTGCAGCAGTTAATCAATTTGGGAATTCAA AGGCAGTTCCGAAAAAGATTTTAGAATTAATGAATGTTCCTGGTTTAACTCGAGAAAATGTTGCCAGCCACCTACAG AAATATAGGCAATATCAAAAAAGAGTGGAGCAAAATTCTCACCAACAAAATGGTCACACAATGAACTTTATGTCTTCAAAAGAACAATGTTTTCAAAGGCATAATATCCAAGCTCAAGTCATAGCAACTTCTTCCCTACAAGTGAGAGGCTATCCATCTCAAAATGACCTATATGGAAGGGAAACCCTAACACATAGAAAACATGTTAGTAATGTTAATGAGGTTGATCATCAAATGCTATCTTTTCACCATGCTCAACCCCACCAAACTATAGGCCAAATTGCGAACGCGACGGATATTAACTTGGCCATTGTTGAGCATGTTGAAGGTAGTAATGTCATCTATCACCCTCTTGCTTCATATGcttattcaaaaatcgactcgaaGATACATGTTGTTGAAACTCCTTATAATTTGAGTACATTTTCTATGGAAGATAATCTTAAGAAAGAAGGACAACAATCTGCAAATTATGCATATGAGAATGCATTAGATTTGGGCTACAATAATGATGCCTCACTTTATATTGAACAATTGGATCACAATGCATATGGGTGTAGCTGA
- the LOC141591827 gene encoding eukaryotic translation initiation factor 6-2-like gives MATRLQFENNCEVGVFSKLTNAYCLVAIGGSENFYSTFESELAEHMPVVKTSIAGTRIIGRMCAGNKNGLLVPHSTTDQELQHLRNSLPDEVVVQRIEERLSALGNCIACNDYVALTHTDLDKETEEIIADVLGVEVFRQTIAGNILVGSYCALSNKGGLVHPHTSIEDLDELSTLLQVPLVAGTVNRGSEVIAAGLTVNDWTAFCGSDTTATELSVIESVFKLREAQPSAIVDEMRKSLIDTYV, from the exons ATGGCTACAA GACTTCAATTTGAGAACAATTGTGAAGTGGGTGTCTTTTCCAAGTTAACTAATGCCTATTGTTTGGTTGCGATTGGCGGTTCTGAGAACTTTTACAG CACATTTGAATCTGAGCTGGCAGAACATATGCCTGTTGTGAAGACCTCCATTGCAGGGACTAGAATTATTGGCCGGATGTGTGCCG GTAACAAAAATGGTCTTCTTGTTCCTCACTCCACAACTGATCAGG AACTCCAACACTTGAGGAACAGTCTACCTGATGAGGTGGTTGTACAACGCATCGAAGAAAGGTTGTCTGCGCTCGGAAACTGCATAGCATGCAATGATTATGTTGCTCTGACCCACACAGACCTTGATAAG GAAACCGAAGAAATAATAGCTGATGTCCTTGGTGTCGAGGTTTTCCGACAAACTATTGCCGGCAATATTTTGGTGGGGAGCTACTGCGCTCTTTCCAACAAAGGCGGCCTG GTCCATCCTCATACATCAATTGAAGACCTTGATGAACTTTCAACCCTTCTTCAAGTCCCGCTTGTGGCCGGGACTGTGAACCGTGGAAGTGAAGTAATTGCAGCTGGGTTAACCGTGAACGACTGGACTGCATTCTGTGGGTCTGACACTACAGCCACAGAACTATCAGTGATAGAGAGCGTTTTCAAGTTGAGAGAAGCCCAGCCTAGTGCTATCGTGGATGAGATGAGGAAATCCTTGATTGATACTTATGTTTGA